The genomic stretch ATAAACCATCTTTAGCGCTAGACCTTGTTCCTTCATTTGATATAAGACAAGAGATCGCCTTAGCTTCAACTAGGTTAATGTTAACACCTGAAGAAGCTTTTAGATCAATAACCATTTGGGGTCATCAACAACTTGGTTTAAACGCTGGCTATTTAGGTAATAATAGTGATGCTGACTTGATTATCTATGAATATAGAGAACCGCCAGCTTTTCCCTTAGATTATAATTCTCCTTATGAATCTTTGATATATTCTGGTTATAATATAGAAACTGTATTTGTAGGTGGAGAAAGCGTATTAGATGGTGGTGTACCTCTAAATGTGGGATTAAAGGATGTGGAAGAAGGATTAAGGAGGGTAGAGGAAATTGATAAAAGACTTGGTGAAAGAATTAGGTCTCTGGAAAAGAGTAGAGATAATAGGTGATATAGCAGTAGTAGGAATACCTTTTGATAAAACCCCAGAAGATGTTAGGCCATTTGCTGATGAATTACTTAGGAAGCTTCCATATATTAAGGCAGTTTGGGGAAGATATAGGGATACACATGGTGATTATAGATTATCTACGTTAGTTCATTTAGCTGGTGAAAAAAGGAGTGAGACTATATATAAAGAACATGGTTGTAAGTATTTTTTAGATATAACAAAGGTCTTTTTCTCTTCTAAATTGTCATATGAGCACCTAAGGATTGCTAAGGAAGTAAAAAGTGGTGAGATAATTATAAATATGTTTGCCGGATACGGGCCTTTTTCTATCCTATCTTATATCATAGGAAAACCAAAGATTATCTATTCTATAGATATTAATCCTTTTGCATATTATTATATGATAGTTAATATTGATCTTAATAAAGCATATGGTGTTATCCCAATATATGGTGACGCTTTCGAAAAAATAAATTATTTACCATTAGCTGATAGGATAATTTCTCCCTTGCCAGAGAAAGCTGAAGAAGCATTTAAAGTAGCGTGGGATCATGTGAAAAGTGGTGGAGTAGTTCATTTATTTACTGAAGTAGAAGGCGAAGATCCTTTAAACAGGGTAAAAGATATTTATCCAAACGTGATTTTTGCGAGGATTGTGAGAAGTGTAAAACCAAAAGTTTATCATGTAGTTGTAGATATAAAAAAATAATGGATATTTACACAATAATGTTATTAGGTTATCAAGTTTCTCAGAGAAAGACTGTTAGTGCTGGTGTATATACGATTAAGTTTCATAGGAGGAGGAAAAATAACACATACATGTACATAGTAGAACTAGAAGTTGAAGGGAAAGTAATAGAAAGGGGAGTTTTTAGCGAATATTCCAACGCGGTAATATATGCTGGTGAGCTTTTTAGCCGTTTTCGTTAATGCTTATAAATTGAATAAGTTAATTAGTTGTGAGAAAGTTGCTTAGAGATGAAGTCCTCGAAGTTCTAAAAAGTGGAAGGGTAGATTACGTTAGAGTAGTATTTGCTGACGTTTTAGGAAATAGTAGAGGAAGGTCTTTGAGAAGGATTGAGTTTGAGAAATCGTTAAATAAAGGCATAGAATACTCAGAAGCCCTCCTTTATCTCGACTATAAAGATACTCCAATAAAGCAAAGATATGGCGATATTTTTGCAGTTCCAGATATAAGTACGTTCGTATTAATACCATATCTAGAGAGAACGGCTAGAGTATTATCTTTCTTAACTACGCAAGACAATTCTCCTCATCCCTTATGCACAAGATCGTTATTAACAAGGTCAATTGACAAACTTGCTGAACTTGGTTATAATATTAAAGTTGCTTTTGAACCTACTTTCTATCTAATAAATTTTAAAGATGGAAAACCAGTTCCAGCAGATGAAGCGAGAGCGTTCTCATCTGAAGGACTTATGGAACAACAGAATTTTCTAAGAGACCTTATTAAATATTTAGAAAGCGTAAATATTCAAGTTCAATATATAAATAAGCATTATGCACCAGGGCAATACGAAATAACTTTCAGTATGGGTGAGGCATTAGAAGAATCAGATTCCTTAATTACAGCTAGAGAAATTATTAGAGATACTGCGAGACTATACCATTTATATTCGACATTCATGCCAAAACCATTTAAAGAGTATCCAAGCAGTAGCATGGATATTTACATAAAACTGGTTGATACACAAAATAAGTCTGTGGGTGTTGATATTTCAGATCCTAGAGGATTGGGATTAAGCAAGATACTATATTCTTTTTTAGCGGGTATATTAGAACATATTTCCTCGATACTTGCTATAGCTGCTCCAACCATAAATTCTTATAAGAGATATAGAGAAGTAGTTACGCCTAACGTTGCTGGTATAGGGAATGAAAGACATTTTATAATCAGAATACCATCTACATATAGAGATCTAGGTGTTTTCGAATTTAGATTAGCTGATCCTTTAGCTAATCCATACTTATTGCTTTCATCAATGATATTTGCTGGGATTGACGGAATAGAGAAAGGACTTGATGTTGATGTTAACTATGAAGTTAGCACTCTTCCGACAAATCTTAAGGAGGCTTTATATAAGCTCGATAGTGATACTAAATTAAAATATTATCTTGGAAAAGAATTAATAGACACTTTCATCGAATTGAAGAAGAAAGAAATTGAAGATTATGAAAAAGAAATAACGGAGTGGGAAATTAATTCTTATCTCAAGTCTGGATGGTAATATGAAAGCTGCTGTCTTTAGGGAAATAGGTAAACCATTAAGCATAGAAGATGTTCCATTACCTCGTTTAGAGTCTAATAAGGAAGTATTATTAAAGGTTAGAGCTACTGGTGTTTGCCATGGAGACTTGCATCTAATAATGGGGGATTGGCAATATGAAATACCAGTCAACACCCCTATTATTTTAGGTCATGAAATAGTAGGTGAAGTAGTTGAAGGAGGAACAAAATTCCAAAAAGGGGATTTAGTTATGGTATATAATGCTTTTGGTTGTAAAGAATGCAAGCACTGCAAGGCTGGGTATTATCAATTTTGTGAAAGAGTAAAAGTATTGGGAGTTCATTTAAACGGTGGATTTGCAGAATATGTAAAAGTACCTGATGAAGATTTCCTTATGAGAGTTGAAGGTAACCCGATTCAATTAGCCCCTTTGGCAGATGCTGGAGTAACAGCATATAGTGCAACAAGAGGTATAAAAGAAGGTGATAAAGTTTTAGTTGTTGGGACTGGAGCTGTTGCACTTTTAGCAATACAAATTTTAAAAAGTCTTAAAGCTGAGGTAAGTGTAGTTAGTCGTAATCCAACAAGGTTGGCTAAAGCTGAAGAGCTTGGAGCTGATCATGTATATTATAGGAAGAAAACTTATCCCTCATTATATACTTCTATAGTAGGAAAAAAATTTGATTATATTATAGATTTTGTTGGATCTAACGAAACTCTTGATGAAGTAGCGTGGCTTTTAGATAGAAGAGGTGAACTTAGAATAGTAGGCGAATTTGGAGGACAAATATCCCTCCCAGAACAATTACTAGTATTAAGAGGACTTAAACTTCAAGGAGTTCTTTATGGTACTATGGATGATATGAAAGGAGTAATTAATCTTTATAATTCTGGTAAGTTAAAAACTCTTGCAGTACCTTATTATTTAGATGAAATAAATGATGCCTTAAACGATTTAATGCAAGAGAGAATTTTGGGAAGGGCTGTTATAATTCCTTCTTAGCTCTAAAAATAAATGGTTTTTCACCAGAAATTTCAATATTCACATTAAGAAACTTTCTAATAATTTCTGCATTAGTTCTTGCATGTGATGTGAGTTCAGAACCTATATACTCGCCAGAATATAATGAAGCATATAGCATTAGCATATCACTCATATGCTTATCAGCGGTAGCATTGCTCATAATTTCTTCATAAATAGATTTAGCTGCTTCTTCGCCTACTATTTCAGCTCTCTTTCCCCTTTCTCCTAAAGAGTCAGAACCAAGAAAAGTTTTTTCAAAAATTGCTGTTAATGCAATACCAGAGCCTTTACTTCTTTCATTCTCTCTGACATCAATTTCTATTTCTATTGGGATTCTGATTTTTGAGAGGAGAAATTCTTTAGCTGACTTAGCTTGTCTTTCGGCAATATGTGAAGGTAAGGATGATACATGTGAAATTCCCTTGATCATTAATAACTCTCCTCTTTCTAACAAAGAGAATGAAGATGGGTTTCCTTTTACTTCTGTAATTTTAATTTCACCTCCTCCTTCTGGGTAATGTCCTCTACTAATAAGAATTAAATTTACTCTAATTCCGATTTTTTCTAATAAAGAGAGAAAAGTTAATCGTATATAATCTATTGGAGGAGATTTAGGAACATCTGTACCTCCTTTAATAGTAACTCTTACATTTCTATTAATTAATAATGGTAGTATTGTTTGTAGAATTAAAGTTACGCTTCCCGCAGTTCCTACGTCAAATTCAAAGTCTCCTTTTTCCACTATATCTTGAGGTTCAAAAACTAATTCGGTTGATCCTACAAAGTCTCCTTTTACTTTTGCATTAGTTAGTTTTTTTACTGCTTCAACGGCTGTAAGGTGTTGTCTTTGTAAACCAGGTTTTGGTCTATTTGCTCTAATTTTATATATTCTGAATGGTTTCTTAGTTACTGCTGAAAGTGTTAAAGATGTTCTTAAAATTTGTCCTCCCCCTTCACCAAATGAACCGTTTATTTCAATCATGACTGGTGAATATAGGAATGCGTGTGAAAATAAATGCTATTGCCAAGATTGTAGGTACAGAAGAGCTGATAATTATTCCAATTACCCGAAACGGTGATTTTATATTAGCATTAAATTTTTATGAAGATGTTGAAGGAGGAAGACTAGCTAGATTCGTTTTAGTTTATGACAAATATGGAGAAATTGATTATATGGAGACTATAATAAGGGGAGATAAGATTATTGTTACAGCTGAGGGAATAGAAGAAGATTTCAAAAAGATCAGTAACTTTATAAAAATAGATAAGTATCTGAGAAGTAACAGAATACCTTTATTTGTCAACATAAGCGTACTAAAGGATACTAATATTAATGAGAGAGGTGTTAAAGGTTTTATAAATTATGTTGCTAAATTTGGAAGAATCGATACTACAAAAGTGAGAGATGTAGTTCAGCTAACTATTGAAGAAAACATCTAATCCCCTGGATTTGTATATATTATCAAATCTTACTCCAACTCTTCTAATTAGCCTATTATCTTTTTGTAAAATTTGTTTTA from Sulfolobus sp. S-194 encodes the following:
- a CDS encoding class I SAM-dependent methyltransferase family protein; amino-acid sequence: MIKDLVKELGLWKRVEIIGDIAVVGIPFDKTPEDVRPFADELLRKLPYIKAVWGRYRDTHGDYRLSTLVHLAGEKRSETIYKEHGCKYFLDITKVFFSSKLSYEHLRIAKEVKSGEIIINMFAGYGPFSILSYIIGKPKIIYSIDINPFAYYYMIVNIDLNKAYGVIPIYGDAFEKINYLPLADRIISPLPEKAEEAFKVAWDHVKSGGVVHLFTEVEGEDPLNRVKDIYPNVIFARIVRSVKPKVYHVVVDIKK
- a CDS encoding glutamine synthetase family protein produces the protein MLRDEVLEVLKSGRVDYVRVVFADVLGNSRGRSLRRIEFEKSLNKGIEYSEALLYLDYKDTPIKQRYGDIFAVPDISTFVLIPYLERTARVLSFLTTQDNSPHPLCTRSLLTRSIDKLAELGYNIKVAFEPTFYLINFKDGKPVPADEARAFSSEGLMEQQNFLRDLIKYLESVNIQVQYINKHYAPGQYEITFSMGEALEESDSLITAREIIRDTARLYHLYSTFMPKPFKEYPSSSMDIYIKLVDTQNKSVGVDISDPRGLGLSKILYSFLAGILEHISSILAIAAPTINSYKRYREVVTPNVAGIGNERHFIIRIPSTYRDLGVFEFRLADPLANPYLLLSSMIFAGIDGIEKGLDVDVNYEVSTLPTNLKEALYKLDSDTKLKYYLGKELIDTFIELKKKEIEDYEKEITEWEINSYLKSGW
- a CDS encoding alcohol dehydrogenase catalytic domain-containing protein, which produces MKAAVFREIGKPLSIEDVPLPRLESNKEVLLKVRATGVCHGDLHLIMGDWQYEIPVNTPIILGHEIVGEVVEGGTKFQKGDLVMVYNAFGCKECKHCKAGYYQFCERVKVLGVHLNGGFAEYVKVPDEDFLMRVEGNPIQLAPLADAGVTAYSATRGIKEGDKVLVVGTGAVALLAIQILKSLKAEVSVVSRNPTRLAKAEELGADHVYYRKKTYPSLYTSIVGKKFDYIIDFVGSNETLDEVAWLLDRRGELRIVGEFGGQISLPEQLLVLRGLKLQGVLYGTMDDMKGVINLYNSGKLKTLAVPYYLDEINDALNDLMQERILGRAVIIPS
- the rtcA gene encoding RNA 3'-terminal phosphate cyclase yields the protein MIEINGSFGEGGGQILRTSLTLSAVTKKPFRIYKIRANRPKPGLQRQHLTAVEAVKKLTNAKVKGDFVGSTELVFEPQDIVEKGDFEFDVGTAGSVTLILQTILPLLINRNVRVTIKGGTDVPKSPPIDYIRLTFLSLLEKIGIRVNLILISRGHYPEGGGEIKITEVKGNPSSFSLLERGELLMIKGISHVSSLPSHIAERQAKSAKEFLLSKIRIPIEIEIDVRENERSKGSGIALTAIFEKTFLGSDSLGERGKRAEIVGEEAAKSIYEEIMSNATADKHMSDMLMLYASLYSGEYIGSELTSHARTNAEIIRKFLNVNIEISGEKPFIFRAKKEL